The genomic DNA AAAAATCATTGATTTACCGTCGAGTTGATCGCGTTAAAAATCCTCCACTGCCTAAGGCAATGGAGGATTTTTCGAGTCTTAGCGATTGTCGATCGTTTCAGGATATAAATCATGATTAAAGAGACGGTGTTCGGCCATCTGTTCATATTTCGTATCCGGTTTACCGTAGTTGTAGTAAGGATCAATCGAAATTCCACCGCGTGGCGTGAATTTCCCCCAAACTTCGAGGTAACGGGGTTCCATCAGTTTGACGAGATCCTTTCCGATGACATTGATGCAGTTTTCATGGAAATCTCCGTGATTACGGAAGCTGAACAGATAAAGTTTTAGTGATTTTGATTCGACCAGCTTCTCATCCGGAATGTAAGAAATATAAATGGTCGCAAAATCCGGTTGATTCGTAATCGGGCAGAGGCTCGTAAATTCAGGTGCATTAAACTTTACGAAGTAGTCGTTTTCTGGGTGACGGTTCGGGAAGGCTTCAAGCACTTCCGGTTGATATTCAAAAATATAAGGGACAGACTTTTGACCAAGTAAGGACAAATCGTTTAAATCTTCTGGACGCATAATTAATCTCCTTAAACGCCGCGGTCGTTTGCGAAAACGAGGGCATGTAGTTGTGGAAGAACCCGTGCATGATTAAATCGTTCGTCAGTTGCAACGCGTTCCCATAAAGTTTTTAAGTCGGATAACATCCGCGGTGCAATCGTACCTTCTTCCGCAGGATCAGGATTACCGAGTGATAGATATAAGGTTTTTAAGGCGTAACGTTCTGAAATGGCAGCAGCAAAGTCAAGATCTGCCTCGTCAAAAATGACGATTTTAACGGCCCGTTGCTGTTCAGGCAACCGTTTGAAAAAGACATCAAGCCGGTCATAATCAACCGTCATCCCACTCGACGGTGGTTTCGGACTGATCGTGACGTCTTCGATATCGAGCACCCAGTTTTGCCAGTAAGAACCTTGTGTTTCGACCGACATCGTGATGCCACGGCTCTTCAAGGCGTCGACGAGCGTTCCAATCGACGCATGTAACAACGGGTTACCGCCGGAAATCGTGACATGACCATATGAACCGAGGGCATCAAGTTGCGTCAGGATTTCTTCTGCTGTCAGTAAATCCGGTTTTTCCGATCCGTCCCAAGTAAAGGCCGAGTCACACCAGGCACAGGAATAGTCACAGCCACCAGTCCGGACGAACATCGTTTTTTGACCGATCGAACGTCCTTCACCTTGGAAGGTCGGACCAAAGATTTCAAGAACAGGAATCTTCGGTGTTTTCTTCAATTGACTCATGATTCAAGCATCCATTCCCGGCGGACTTCTGCAAAAGCAGTCGGAGTTTCGTACAGTTTGACGAACTCTACACGGAGACCGCGTTCATCGGGCAGGTGTTTACCGAGTGTTTCAAAAATCCACGCTGACATGTTTTCAGCGGTCGTATTCATGTAAGGAAGAGACTCATTCAAGTAACGGTGATCGAGCAATGGTTCGAGGTGCTCTTTGAAAATTTTCTTCAAATCACCAAAGTCGAGTGTCATCCCGCGGTGGTCAAGGAATCCGCTGATGCCGAGATCGACGTGATACGTATGACCGTGGAGGGCGCGACACTTGCCGTCATAGTCATACAGGTGATGGGCTGCATCAAATGTCAGTTTTTTAACAATCATGACAC from Exiguobacterium sibiricum 7-3 includes the following:
- the queF gene encoding preQ(1) synthase, which gives rise to MRPEDLNDLSLLGQKSVPYIFEYQPEVLEAFPNRHPENDYFVKFNAPEFTSLCPITNQPDFATIYISYIPDEKLVESKSLKLYLFSFRNHGDFHENCINVIGKDLVKLMEPRYLEVWGKFTPRGGISIDPYYNYGKPDTKYEQMAEHRLFNHDLYPETIDNR
- the queE gene encoding 7-carboxy-7-deazaguanine synthase QueE, which translates into the protein MSQLKKTPKIPVLEIFGPTFQGEGRSIGQKTMFVRTGGCDYSCAWCDSAFTWDGSEKPDLLTAEEILTQLDALGSYGHVTISGGNPLLHASIGTLVDALKSRGITMSVETQGSYWQNWVLDIEDVTISPKPPSSGMTVDYDRLDVFFKRLPEQQRAVKIVIFDEADLDFAAAISERYALKTLYLSLGNPDPAEEGTIAPRMLSDLKTLWERVATDERFNHARVLPQLHALVFANDRGV
- the queD gene encoding 6-carboxytetrahydropterin synthase QueD translates to MKFNYEAPETVERPTGDSLIYTKSRVMIVKKLTFDAAHHLYDYDGKCRALHGHTYHVDLGISGFLDHRGMTLDFGDLKKIFKEHLEPLLDHRYLNESLPYMNTTAENMSAWIFETLGKHLPDERGLRVEFVKLYETPTAFAEVRREWMLES